The region GAAAAACTGGATCAACATTGATGTTACCAAGCAACAACTACAAATGCTCAATTTGCCGCAGCTAGAGCAATTAGCGCAGCAAGGGCTGAATTAAAGTTCTGTTGTCTTGTTCAGGAGCAGTAACCTCGCCTAGGATAGCAATAGTTGCAAGCTCTTTCTGCTATGGCGATCGCCCCCAACCTCTACGAACACACCTTGGTTCGTTACACCGATCCGCTCCACGCGACAGAACTTTTGCGGCAATATCGCCCGTACCTCGAAATGATTCCCAGTCTGCGGCGACCTCAAGAAAGTTTAATTCCAATTCCGCTGCCGATCGCCCATCTTCAGATCCCCGCGGCTACAACGACCAACCAACGTCCCCAAGTGAAGTCGGTGATGGTGCCCTGTGATTTAGTCTTTGTCATGTGCGATCCCGAGTGGAAAGTGAAAACTGACATTGAACTACTGGTTTTTATTCATCGTCCGGGGGAAAGCTTTACGGAACTGCTGACCCGCTGGCGCCAATCCCAAGTGCTCCTCAGTCGCAGTTATAGCTGGGATATGCCCTTGCTGCATCGGAATGTCTTTAGTGAGGGCGCGAATCGTCAATTTCCCCTCTTTGTTCTCTTTCAAGAAACCCTTGCCGTCATCAAGCGGGGTCTCAAAGCTGCTCATTTGCCCTACGTAGTTGATACCACGATTCTCAAGGAGCAGCCGTCTTCAGGCACAAAGCTCATGACGGGTTCATCAGAAAGTACAGAATAGGTTGATCGATATCACAACCTCAGCACCGGATTTATCACTGCCGCCGCCTTTGCCCAGGACAGAGAATACCACTATCGAGCTGAATTCTCGATGTTGTGTGTTGAGTTGTCCTATGGTGGCTATCCCCATTCAACCCTTGTCCGAGCGTCCATTGACAACGGATTTAGTACGGCAGTATTTGCAGGAAATTGGCCGTGTGCCCTTGCTCACCCCTAGCGAAGAACTGCGCCTTGCCGAACAGGTTCAGCAGTACCAAGCCCTGCTTGCAGTGCGAGATCAGTCGGATGATCCCCAGCTCAAACGCTACGTGGCGGCTGTTAGGGAGCGCGATCGCCTGCGGCCGCTGTTGGGGCGTCCCCTGAGCCGTGCCCAATGGGCTGCAGGACTCAAAATGAGTGTGGCTGAATTGCAAACCTGTGTGCAGGCGGGGCGTCAAGCTTGGGCAAAGGCAGCGAATATTACCCTCAGTGAACTTCAGCACATTGAGCGTCAAGGACAGCGGGCAAAAAACCAACTGCTGCAAGCTAACCTGCGCTTGGTGGTGAACATTGCCAAAAAATATCAACATCACGGCGTGGAATTTTTAGATTTGATCCAAGAGGGGAGTTTGGGTCTAGAACGTGCCGTTGAAAAATTCGATCCGACCAAGGGATTTCGCTTTAGCACCTATGCCTATTGGTGGATTCGCCAAAGTATCACCCGTGCCGTTGCTAGCCAAAGCCGTACAATCCGCCTACCCATTCACATGGTGGAAAAGCTCAATAAAATTAAGCGTGCCCAACGGCGTCTTGCGGCTCAACGGGGAGCGATGCCCAGTCTAGCGGACATTGCCCAAGAACTGAATCTTGAGGTGTCGCAGGTACGGCAGGTGCTGATGGCCGTTCCCAAATCCGTGGCCCTGGAACAGCGGGTTGGTTCCGACCAAGAAACGGAGTTGCAGGAGTTGATTGAATCCCCTGCCCCTACCCCCGATGAGGTGATCATGCGCGAATCCCTACGGACCACTTTGAAGCAACTGCTGAGTGATCTATCCCCCCGTGAGCGCCAAGTGATGGAACTGCGTTATGGCCTAGGGGAACAGCCGGCCCTTGAGCTAGCGGAAGTTGCGGTACTGCTGGGACTGAGTCGGGAGCGGATTCGCCAAATTGAGCACCGCGCCCTGCAAAAATTGCGGCAACCCCAACGGCGGCGGGAAATTCAAGACTATCTGGAGGAGTTTGCCTAGGACGTCTCCAACTGAATGCCGTGGGGACAGCACTCACAGACCCATAGATCAAGATCGGGGTCTGGTAGGGCGCGCCGTACCCGTTGCATGATCCTGTAGCCCTCATCGGCAGAGGGCGCTAGGGCAAAAACCGTTGGCCCAGATCCGGACATCATGCTGGCGATCGCTCCCGCAGCCAGGAATTGCTCCTTTAACTCTGCCACCAAGGGATAGCGGGGCAACACCACTTTCTCTAGATCATTACGGAGGTTGGCCGCCAATGGGGCAATATCATGCTGCTGAATGGCCTGTAGCAGGATTGCGGATCCCCCCTCTTGGCGGGCTTTTTCCTGTTCGCTGGGGGTTTGGGCATAGGTGGCGGCAAATTCCTGGCGATAGGTTTGATAGGCCCAAGGGGTGGCCACACTAAGGGAGCGATACTTCCCTAGGATCACCGTTAACCCCTGTAGATCCGCCAGGGGAGTCAACTGTTCGCCGCGCCCTAAAGCCAAGGCAGTCCCTCCCTGCAAACAGAAGGGAACATCGGCCCCCAATTGCGCTGCCAAGGTTTGCAATTCCCCTTGGGTCAGCCCCAACTGCCACAGGAGATCTAAGCCCACGAGTACCGCTGCGGCATTGGTTGACCCTCCCGCCAAGCCCGCCCCCAGAGGAATCCGTTTTTCGATGAAAATTTCAACACCATCGCGATCCGGAAAATGCTGCTGGAGCAGTGCTGCGGCTTTGTAGGCCAGATTTCGCTGATCGCAGGGAACGGCAGGGTTCGTGCAATGAACCTTAATCTCGCGATCGCGCCGAGGAATCAGTTCGAGGCGATCCATGAGGGAAACCGCCTGCATGACCATTACTAGCTCGTGGTAACCACTGCCATCCAAACAGTTGCCAATAATTTGTAAAAAGAGATTAATTTTGGCAGGCGCCAGCAGACGATACACGTCGCCCCATCCTCACAACCACCTTGTTCAATAGCATATTATTCTTCTATGACCTCTTTGGCAGGCGCCAACGAGAATTCCCCATGGTGTTGGAACGGATCCTTGAGCTGTTGCAGTTGCCTTTTATGCAGCGAGCCCTGTGGGCAGGGATTTTTACGGGAGGGATGGCGGGTGCCCTCGGTAGCTTTACCATCCTGCGGCAACTGTCCTTTTTTAGTGATGCTTTGGGGCATTCGGCACTACTGGGAATCAGTTTAGGGATAATTCTGGGGCTGAATCCGTCGCTGATGTTGCTGCCCTTTGCGGTGGTTTTTGCCCTCGGCGTCACCTATTTACTCGAGCATACCCGGCTGTGGACTGATGCCCTCTTGAATATCATCTACTCAGGATCGTTAGCGCTAGCGGTGGTACTGCTCAGTTTGAGCGATCGCTACCAAGGGGGGTTGAATAACCTACTCTTTGGCGATATTTTGGCGGTGCGCCCAGCCGATCTGGTCATGAGTGGCACCCTCTGCACCCTTGTTGGCCTTTTCCTCCTGCTCACGTTGCGGGTGCAATTGTTAATCACGGTGAATGAGGCCTTGGCCGTGGCCCAGGGGGCGGCAGTGAGAAGGCAGCGTTTGCTCTTTATTACCCTATTAGCGTTGGTGGTGGCAGTCTCCATTAAGACAGTAGGGGTACTCCTGATCAGTGCCTTTGTCGTCATTCCCGCCTGTGGTGCCCGCCTTTGGAGTCGGCAATTTTCGCAGTACGTGGTCTTGGCAGCCCTCGTGGGGGTGGGCAGTGCCATTGTCGGCATGCTCGTGTCAGCAGGAATGAATTGGCCCTCTGGTCCCAGTATTGTTGTCTGTCAACTGGCGTTCTTTTTAATCTCAGTTGCGCTTAACTTACTGCCAGGGGCGTGGGTCCATAGAGGGCAGAAATCTCCAACAAGCTGAGGCGTGAACGCGCAGTTAAGTCCAAGGGGGAGCGATCGCCCCGCTGGAAGTGATCGGCCGCGGCACAGCCAATCATGGCCGCATTATCGGTACACAGCCGCAGGGGCGGAAAAATTAACCGTAGTCCCAAGGGTTCAGCAGCCGCAGTGAGGTGTTGTCGCAGGCCAGAATTTGCCGCTACTCCTCCCCCAATGGCTAGGGTTTTGAAGCCATGATCCACCGCTGCCGCGATCGCCCGCTTGGTCAGGGCCTGTGCCACAGCCTTCTGAAAACTGGCCGCGAGGTCAGCCACCGGCAACTCAGGATGGGTTTGACGTAGCTCCGCCACCAGCCGTGCCACTGCGGTTTTCAGTCCACTAAAACTGGCATCGTAGGGATGCACCTTGCCATCTGGGAGGCGGATATTTCCCTCTGGTAGATCAAAAGCCTCTGGATTCCCCTGCTGCGCCCAGCGATCGAGCAGTGGTCCCCCTGGATACCCCAAGCCCATTAGCCGTGCGACCTTATCGTAGGCTTCACCTGCTGCATCATCCCGCGTTTGCCCAAAAAGCTGGTACTCGCCACAGCCATAAACGCCAATGAGACTGGTATGCCCACCAGAGACCAAAAGGCAGAGAAACGGTGGTTCAAGGGTTGGCTCCGCTAAGTAGGAGGCATAGAGGTGGCCTTCAAGGTGGTGAATGCCCAAGAGGGGCTTTTGGTGCACAAGGGCAAGGGTTTTTGCGGCCGTAACCCCAATGAGCAGCGACCCTACCAAGCCGGGGGCACAGGTGACGGCAATGGCATCAATGGCAGACCAATCGCAACCGGCCTCACTGATGGCTGCGGTGATGACCCCATTAATGTTTTCTAAGTGGGCACGGGAGGCAACCTCCGGCACCACACCGCCAAAGGGTTGATGGGCGCACACTTGCGAGGCAATCACATTACTTTCAATGGCGCGATCGCGCACTACGGCAGCCGCCGTTTCATCGCAACTGGTTTCAATGGCCAGAATTCTTACCATCGAGCAGACTTGGGCACCGACCTAGAGCCTTCCTTAAGTCTAACCTATTTTTCAAATAAACTTGTTGAAGGGCATGTCCTCAATGCAGTGAATTCTTGAGGTTGCAACCCGCGCTCCGGTGAAGATTCCTAAGAATCTCCTAAATCCCGATCAAGAAGTAGGGTATACTATAGGTTGGGCAATCTGCTCAATGTCGTGCCTGGGCCAAATGTCTTGTGGAACTGTCTGCCAAAAGTGAGTACGCCCTCTTAGCGCTCTTGGAAATGTCAGCGGCCTATGAACAGGGGGAGCCGCTACAAATTCGCCAAATTGCTGCCATGCACAACATTCCCGATCGCTACCTGGAGCAACTGATGGCAACCCTCCGCCGCAAGGGTCTCATTCGCAGTCAGCGGGGTGCGCGGGGTGGCTACGTGCTCGCAAAAGCCCCTTGGCAAATCTCAATTTTAGATGTGCTCAACTGTATTGAGGGGATCGAGTCCAAGCTCGCGCAAAAGCCGCCCGACAACGGTGATCTGGAACGTAGCCTGATCCGCTCAGTGTGGCTTGAGGCCTGTAAAGCGGCCAATGATGTCTTGAAAAAGTACACCCTTCAGGATTTGTGCGATCGCCGCCAGGCTTACCAGCAGGTGGATGTCATGTACTACATCTAGGCTGGGGCTGGCATGCAGCGGATTTTCCTAACCTTTTTGTCTTGAGTTGGAGATTGATACCCCATGAATATTGCCCCC is a window of Thermosynechococcus vestitus BP-1 DNA encoding:
- a CDS encoding Rrf2 family transcriptional regulator, with protein sequence MELSAKSEYALLALLEMSAAYEQGEPLQIRQIAAMHNIPDRYLEQLMATLRRKGLIRSQRGARGGYVLAKAPWQISILDVLNCIEGIESKLAQKPPDNGDLERSLIRSVWLEACKAANDVLKKYTLQDLCDRRQAYQQVDVMYYI
- a CDS encoding metal ABC transporter permease; amino-acid sequence: MVLERILELLQLPFMQRALWAGIFTGGMAGALGSFTILRQLSFFSDALGHSALLGISLGIILGLNPSLMLLPFAVVFALGVTYLLEHTRLWTDALLNIIYSGSLALAVVLLSLSDRYQGGLNNLLFGDILAVRPADLVMSGTLCTLVGLFLLLTLRVQLLITVNEALAVAQGAAVRRQRLLFITLLALVVAVSIKTVGVLLISAFVVIPACGARLWSRQFSQYVVLAALVGVGSAIVGMLVSAGMNWPSGPSIVVCQLAFFLISVALNLLPGAWVHRGQKSPTS
- a CDS encoding RNA polymerase sigma factor, RpoD/SigA family encodes the protein MVAIPIQPLSERPLTTDLVRQYLQEIGRVPLLTPSEELRLAEQVQQYQALLAVRDQSDDPQLKRYVAAVRERDRLRPLLGRPLSRAQWAAGLKMSVAELQTCVQAGRQAWAKAANITLSELQHIERQGQRAKNQLLQANLRLVVNIAKKYQHHGVEFLDLIQEGSLGLERAVEKFDPTKGFRFSTYAYWWIRQSITRAVASQSRTIRLPIHMVEKLNKIKRAQRRLAAQRGAMPSLADIAQELNLEVSQVRQVLMAVPKSVALEQRVGSDQETELQELIESPAPTPDEVIMRESLRTTLKQLLSDLSPRERQVMELRYGLGEQPALELAEVAVLLGLSRERIRQIEHRALQKLRQPQRRREIQDYLEEFA
- the ispE gene encoding 4-(cytidine 5'-diphospho)-2-C-methyl-D-erythritol kinase, giving the protein MYRLLAPAKINLFLQIIGNCLDGSGYHELVMVMQAVSLMDRLELIPRRDREIKVHCTNPAVPCDQRNLAYKAAALLQQHFPDRDGVEIFIEKRIPLGAGLAGGSTNAAAVLVGLDLLWQLGLTQGELQTLAAQLGADVPFCLQGGTALALGRGEQLTPLADLQGLTVILGKYRSLSVATPWAYQTYRQEFAATYAQTPSEQEKARQEGGSAILLQAIQQHDIAPLAANLRNDLEKVVLPRYPLVAELKEQFLAAGAIASMMSGSGPTVFALAPSADEGYRIMQRVRRALPDPDLDLWVCECCPHGIQLETS
- the tsaD gene encoding tRNA (adenosine(37)-N6)-threonylcarbamoyltransferase complex transferase subunit TsaD, translating into MVRILAIETSCDETAAAVVRDRAIESNVIASQVCAHQPFGGVVPEVASRAHLENINGVITAAISEAGCDWSAIDAIAVTCAPGLVGSLLIGVTAAKTLALVHQKPLLGIHHLEGHLYASYLAEPTLEPPFLCLLVSGGHTSLIGVYGCGEYQLFGQTRDDAAGEAYDKVARLMGLGYPGGPLLDRWAQQGNPEAFDLPEGNIRLPDGKVHPYDASFSGLKTAVARLVAELRQTHPELPVADLAASFQKAVAQALTKRAIAAAVDHGFKTLAIGGGVAANSGLRQHLTAAAEPLGLRLIFPPLRLCTDNAAMIGCAAADHFQRGDRSPLDLTARSRLSLLEISALYGPTPLAVS